One genomic region from Halococcus qingdaonensis encodes:
- a CDS encoding cupin domain-containing protein: protein MLDSYPDLDPDAGEVLTEELHASDDVLVKAFALGPDAEIEPHEHEGATNVFHVLEGSVIVTRDDKEESVTAPSIVANERGAVHGARNEGEERAVLTASLCPLPS, encoded by the coding sequence GTGCTCGACAGCTATCCCGATCTCGATCCCGATGCGGGCGAGGTGCTGACCGAAGAGCTCCACGCGAGCGACGACGTTCTCGTAAAGGCGTTCGCGCTCGGTCCCGACGCGGAGATCGAACCGCACGAACACGAGGGGGCGACCAACGTCTTCCACGTCCTGGAGGGCAGTGTCATCGTGACCCGCGACGACAAAGAAGAATCCGTCACCGCACCGAGCATCGTCGCGAACGAGCGCGGCGCGGTCCACGGCGCGCGCAACGAGGGCGAGGAGCGGGCGGTGCTCACCGCGAGCCTCTGTCCACTGCCGTCGTAG
- a CDS encoding aldo/keto reductase, translating to MEYVTVQGTEIPALGIGTWRMEGPTCRRAVATALELGYRHVDTAQAYGNERQVGAAIAESGVDRDELFLTTKLGSSNRDHDSVVESTRASLRKLETDYVDLLLIHQPNTRTPLEETIGAMDELVDDGLVEHIGVSNFGLSRLHAAREHASAPILTDQVQYHPFWDQSTLVDYCQINDLMLTAYSPLAHGGAVSDDLLAEIGARYDKTPAQVALRWLVQQDNVSTVPKSTSPAHLEANLQVFDFELTDEEMSAVRRPSISRTASSFLRARLPF from the coding sequence ATGGAGTACGTTACCGTTCAGGGCACGGAGATCCCGGCGCTCGGGATCGGCACGTGGCGGATGGAGGGGCCGACCTGCCGGCGTGCCGTGGCGACGGCGCTCGAACTGGGCTATCGCCACGTCGACACCGCCCAGGCCTACGGCAACGAGCGCCAGGTCGGTGCTGCCATCGCCGAATCCGGCGTCGATCGTGACGAACTGTTCCTGACGACGAAGCTCGGCTCGTCGAACCGCGATCACGACTCCGTCGTAGAGTCGACCCGTGCGAGCCTCCGGAAGCTCGAAACCGACTACGTGGATCTGCTGCTGATCCACCAGCCGAACACCCGGACGCCGCTCGAAGAGACCATCGGCGCGATGGACGAACTCGTCGACGACGGGCTCGTCGAGCATATCGGCGTCTCGAACTTCGGCCTCTCGCGCCTCCACGCCGCCCGCGAACACGCCAGCGCGCCGATCCTCACCGATCAGGTGCAGTACCACCCCTTCTGGGATCAGTCGACGCTGGTCGATTACTGCCAGATCAACGATCTCATGCTGACGGCTTACAGCCCGCTGGCCCACGGCGGCGCGGTGAGCGACGACCTCCTCGCGGAGATCGGTGCGCGCTACGACAAGACGCCCGCACAGGTCGCGCTCCGCTGGCTGGTCCAACAGGACAACGTCTCGACGGTCCCGAAATCGACGAGTCCCGCGCATCTCGAAGCCAACCTCCAGGTGTTCGATTTCGAACTCACTGACGAGGAAATGAGTGCCGTCCGGCGACCATCCATCTCGCGCACCGCGTCGAGTTTCCTCCGCGCACGACTGCCGTTCTAA